Within the Mustela lutreola isolate mMusLut2 chromosome 2, mMusLut2.pri, whole genome shotgun sequence genome, the region GGGAATACTACCTTTGGAATGGGTGAGGATCCTGGTAGGACTGGGTTCAGTAACTCCTCTGGAGCAGCGTGACCTAGCTACCCCCCATTTTGTCCTGAGTCAGTGCAGTTGGGCTGGTGTTTGGACATCTCCTGATCAGGATGTCTTGGTGGCAGCTTTACAGCCCTAGACTGCCTCCGGATTTAGTTTATGTGCCAAATTGGGTTAGCTTTCCCCTCAGAAGACTGTATCTGTGTCCGGGGCTTAATTCTTGTTATTTTCTGCAAAAACCTAGTCAAGGCAGCAAGAGTGTCATTTTTTGTTTAGaagcttttttctctccctttatgGACAGATTTAGTAGGATATAAACCTTTGTATGCTAAGTAGTCAGAGTTATCTGTGGTTTGTTTAAGAGCAcatcctgggggtgcctgggtggctcagtgggttaaagcctctgcctttggctcaggtcatgatctcggggtcctgagatcgagccctgaatcgggctctctgctcagcagggagcctgcttcccctctctgtctcagcctgcctctctgcctacttgtgatctctgtctgtcgaataaataaataaaattaaaaaaaaaaaaaaaaagagcacatccTGAATCCTGTCTTGTCTCTTCTTACTTTGTAGCTGTGGATAAGTTACTTACCccctctaaacctcagtttccccatctatgaaATGATAATAGCAGAACTAAATTTGGTTTTCACGAAAAACATTATATAGCAAAATGCTGGGCCCATAGCaagagctatttatttttttttaatttttattaacatataatgtattattagccccaggggtacaggcctgtgaatcgtcaggattacacacttcacagcactcaccatgcaAGTGCTATTTATTATGGCAAATGGTCATGGTAATAACAACTCTTAGAATCCAAATGTCAGGTCATAAAACAAAGACCACCAAaacttactaagaaaaaaaaaattctgagtttatttaattgtcagataaagatatatataccAGTAGAAAAACTTTTACTAAATAGTTCACAGAGAAATATCAGAGATGTTTAAGGACTAGAAAGGCAGTTTTATGGCATTTGTgctaataaaagattttaaaaaatagcattctGCATGGGATGGAATGAATCTGTGGGTCTGTACATATTTGGtgaaaaaattccttttattaaTCAGGAAAGAGTCTTCAGTTAGGGCCAATAAAGGGTCTGGTCTCCCATGATTTCAAAGAGTTCATGATTTATCATCTTTAGCTGGCTAGAAGAGTTGCAATCCAGTTTTGATGATTTCTTAGGTAAGTGCAGACAAACGGTAAAATTTCTGTAGGTGCTGATTTgtggaaaacagagaagagcatatcTTGGACTAATTCGAGGGGCCAAGAGCCAAGGTCACTTAAGTCAGTTGTGCCTTCCTGTCTTTTATTTTGCTGAATCTTTACTTCCTGGTAGAATGATGCATACTAGTCCTCTAACCAGTATCTGAGAATGGATGGGGAAACTCAAATGTAGATTTCACATGTGCTCTTTAACTACTGTTATATACTACCTCCTACATTGGAGGACATCCAGACTGAGTGACTCCTAAGTCACCTGTTCTTTCTTCCCATTGGAAAAGTCACAAAGGACCTTCCCATATAGGTCATAAAGATGGTTCTCTCTTATTGGAAACAAATGTTGTAGCTATTTGTGTCAGTGTAACTGGTTATGGCCTAGAAGATAATTTTAGTATAATTACAGATACTTACAGAGCTGAAGATACCTCTGATGCTTACTTGGAAGACTCCTTGTAAGATAATATGTACAGTAGgttttgctgtgggttttttgggATTCAGGTAAAGGATGTAATATTTAAAAGTTGAGTGTGGTACATAATTTGAATCTAACCATGGGAAGACATCAGGAATGCTccctataggggcgcctgggtggctcagtgggttaaagcctctgcctttggctcaggtcatgatcccagggccctgggatcgagccccgcatcaggctctctgctcagctcaacTTTGTATTTTGcttcctctcactttctctgcctgcatctctgcctacttgtgatctctgtctgtgaaataaataaaatcttaaaaaaaaaaaaaaaggaatgctctCTATATATTCTAGAACATGaagaatgttctttaaaaatagggGAAGGAAACTAAAGAAACATAACTAATTATAATATCTGATCCTAGACCAGATCCTGTACTGCAGGGAAAATGCTATAAAAGGACATTATTGGCTCAACTGACAAGATTGGAATATATATGAAACTTAGATACAGGTATGATGTAAATGTCAAATCTATGAAGTTGATAACTGTATTGTAGTTATGGAAGAGAATACCCCTACTTTTATGATACAGACCAAAGTATTTAGGGGTAAAGAACCGTGACATATGCAGTATATTCTCAGGTGTTtcagagaaaaaatatacatacatacacatgcacacacacacgtatatataacATCACACATGTTAACAATAGGTAATTTGGGTAGGGGGTGCCCAGATATTCTTTGTATTGTTCTTAATCTTGCAACTATTCTGTACATTTGAAACTATTTCCatataaaaagtttaaagaagtTGAATGGAAATGTAGGTCCTGTAAAGTACATCTTGGGGAAACGGACATGAGTCATTGTGAATGATTAATGGACTAGCTCTTAATCATAAGACAAGGAAGAGGAGCCCAGTGAGCCTTTCCTATGACTACTCTGACTCAgaacttcctttcctcctttcttcaggAGAATCAAAACCGGAAGTTCATCCCTGGCCCTCTTGCTTTCTGGCCTTTGGCAAGCAGCAATTTCTCAGTCAACATGAACTACTCAATCACCCTACAGTCCAGATTTATATTCAGTAAATCCACTCCAACCAGGAGATTCTTGCCCAgaggaccagcagcagcagcagcagtggcaACAGCATTCTGATAAAAgccacggggcgggggggggggggagcaaagaaaataaaggaagaggagGTTCTCAACCCTTGTCTGGG harbors:
- the ZNF589 gene encoding LOW QUALITY PROTEIN: zinc finger protein 589 (The sequence of the model RefSeq protein was modified relative to this genomic sequence to represent the inferred CDS: deleted 4 bases in 2 codons); translated protein: MINGLALNHKTRKRSPVSLSYDYSDSELPFLLSSGESKPEVHPWPSCFLAFGKQQFLSQHELLNHPTPDLYSVNPLQPGDSCPEDQQQQQQWQQHSDKSHGAGGGGSKENKGRGGSQPLSGSTNERGTSLVFPHSPQGPSISSWAGSRVLKVQLSPPCAHSTSSGEVHRVRERAGTVEFGKHGLDFSQKTNLFRHKAVMRVQGVWMRFQQEVSSHQTREDTHRGKALCVRECG